One region of Mucilaginibacter gotjawali genomic DNA includes:
- a CDS encoding glycosyltransferase, translating into MNIGIFTYGTRGDVQPYIAMALGLMAKGHRVTIAAPENFASLIEGFGIAFHPLYGNAEEGMNSPLGQSVLRSENTIKLMKYFFEVLRDIKTPLRKSYLDGFDKVDFIIANLATLQITSAIAEKQNKKIAFTYFMPPVVPTSEFPLADFDFLNFPWYNKLTYKLAYAFYWKFIKEETVEFREELGLPVLKESLVTHIGKQKLLDLYCLSPTLIPQPKDWDENHKITGFLTVPKHYRENHPPDEIPQALNHWLTAGEKPIYMGFGSNGVGNTAKFVSILNDILAKTNERVLFCTGWGLFDNLPVHENLFVTKYVNHEAILPKCKAGIFHGGAGTLAAMLRNHLPVIIISFYTDQPTWGKIIERMNLGVHIPVKKLNLDKLLAALKYVQADDVKRNVAKIGQQINNEKGLENVVREIELYFNR; encoded by the coding sequence TTGAACATAGGAATTTTCACTTACGGAACGCGTGGCGATGTTCAGCCGTATATTGCCATGGCATTGGGTTTGATGGCTAAGGGGCACCGGGTAACTATAGCAGCGCCCGAAAATTTTGCCTCATTGATTGAAGGTTTTGGTATTGCTTTTCATCCGCTTTACGGTAATGCAGAAGAAGGGATGAATTCGCCCTTAGGGCAAAGCGTACTGCGATCCGAAAATACCATCAAACTGATGAAGTATTTTTTTGAAGTACTTCGTGACATAAAAACACCTTTGCGTAAAAGCTACCTGGACGGGTTTGATAAGGTGGATTTTATCATAGCAAACCTTGCAACGCTGCAGATTACAAGCGCTATTGCCGAAAAACAAAACAAAAAAATCGCCTTTACCTATTTCATGCCGCCGGTTGTTCCTACAAGCGAATTCCCTTTAGCCGATTTTGATTTTCTTAATTTTCCATGGTATAATAAGCTGACTTATAAATTAGCTTATGCGTTTTATTGGAAATTTATAAAAGAAGAAACTGTCGAATTCAGGGAGGAGTTAGGGCTGCCGGTTTTAAAAGAAAGCCTGGTTACTCATATAGGCAAACAAAAGTTGCTGGATCTATATTGCTTAAGCCCAACGCTGATCCCGCAACCAAAAGACTGGGACGAAAATCATAAGATAACCGGTTTTTTAACTGTTCCAAAACATTATAGGGAAAACCATCCGCCCGATGAAATTCCACAGGCATTAAACCATTGGCTAACAGCAGGTGAAAAACCAATTTATATGGGCTTTGGGAGCAATGGCGTAGGCAACACAGCGAAGTTTGTATCTATATTAAATGACATTCTGGCAAAAACCAATGAACGTGTTTTGTTTTGTACAGGCTGGGGCTTATTTGATAATCTGCCTGTTCACGAAAATCTTTTCGTAACAAAATATGTAAATCACGAGGCAATCTTACCAAAATGCAAAGCAGGAATATTTCATGGCGGTGCAGGTACTTTGGCGGCTATGCTAAGAAACCATTTGCCGGTAATTATAATTTCGTTTTACACCGACCAGCCAACCTGGGGTAAAATAATTGAACGAATGAACTTGGGCGTTCATATTCCAGTTAAAAAGCTCAATTTGGATAAACTTTTGGCAGCATTAAAATATGTTCAGGCAGACGATGTAAAAAGAAATGTTGCAAAAATTGGTCAGCAAATCAATAATGAAAAAGGGCTTGAAAATGTCGTTAGAGAAATTGAATTGTATTTTAATAGATAG
- the mmuM gene encoding homocysteine S-methyltransferase, whose amino-acid sequence MKNKFEPFINEKGFVILDGAMATELESRGAHLNHALWSAKLLTEDPELIKQVHYDYLLAGADVITTASYQASFEGFAKNGYSTEQAVELMELSSKLAFEALDEAMKVMPRKVKPLIAGSVGPYGASLADGSEYRGNYGVSIEFLKSFHRQRMKVLIETGVDLLACETIPCLDEAIALKEVLAEFPGTQAWISFSCKDDRHISSGEDFADAVKLLDQTDHVIAIGINCTAPQYIESLIKIGKANTSKAILVYPNKGEVYDAVDKIWLPSITNHAHFIDDAKVWYAAGSTIIGGCCRTTPADISQLKQLS is encoded by the coding sequence ATGAAAAACAAATTTGAACCATTCATCAACGAGAAAGGTTTCGTTATCCTTGACGGTGCAATGGCAACCGAATTAGAATCGAGGGGCGCCCACCTCAACCATGCTTTATGGTCGGCAAAATTGCTAACGGAAGATCCAGAGTTAATAAAACAGGTGCATTATGACTATCTGCTGGCTGGCGCCGATGTTATAACTACCGCCAGCTACCAGGCAAGTTTCGAGGGGTTCGCCAAAAATGGATATTCCACTGAACAGGCTGTTGAATTGATGGAGCTAAGTTCGAAACTGGCTTTTGAGGCGCTCGATGAGGCAATGAAAGTAATGCCGCGCAAAGTTAAACCACTGATAGCCGGATCGGTTGGCCCTTATGGCGCTTCCTTAGCTGATGGCTCCGAATACCGGGGCAATTATGGTGTAAGTATCGAGTTCCTGAAATCATTCCACCGCCAGCGCATGAAAGTGCTCATTGAAACCGGCGTGGATCTTTTGGCTTGCGAAACTATCCCCTGCCTGGATGAAGCCATCGCATTAAAAGAGGTATTGGCGGAATTTCCGGGCACGCAGGCATGGATCAGTTTTAGCTGTAAAGATGATAGACACATCAGCAGCGGAGAAGATTTTGCGGATGCGGTAAAACTGTTAGATCAAACCGACCATGTAATTGCCATCGGTATTAATTGTACCGCACCGCAGTATATCGAATCGCTGATAAAAATTGGCAAGGCAAATACCAGCAAAGCAATTTTGGTTTATCCCAATAAAGGCGAAGTGTATGATGCCGTTGATAAAATATGGCTGCCCTCAATAACAAATCATGCGCATTTTATTGATGATGCAAAGGTTTGGTATGCGGCAGGATCAACCATTATCGGCGGTTGCTGCAGAACCACGCCGGCTGACATTAGCCAGCTAAAACAGCTGAGCTAA